One window of Erwinia aphidicola genomic DNA carries:
- the rluA gene encoding bifunctional tRNA pseudouridine(32) synthase/23S rRNA pseudouridine(746) synthase RluA has translation MAPYNPPLEPWLHILYQDEHIMVVNKPSGLLSVPGRLDDHKDSIMTRVQRDYPAAESVHRLDMATSGVMVVALTKAAERELKRQFREREPQKTYVARVWGHPQPEKGLVDLPLICDWPNRPKQKVCFDTGKSAQTEYQVLDYASDNSARVQLKPITGRSHQLRVHMLALGHPILGDNFYAHDAAKAMAPRLQLHAESLSISHPQYGTPMTFRQPAEF, from the coding sequence ATGGCACCCTACAATCCGCCGCTGGAGCCGTGGCTGCATATCCTGTATCAGGATGAGCACATCATGGTGGTCAATAAACCCAGCGGGCTGCTGTCGGTTCCCGGCCGCCTGGACGATCACAAGGACAGCATCATGACCCGCGTCCAGCGTGATTACCCGGCGGCGGAGTCGGTGCACCGGCTGGATATGGCCACCAGCGGCGTGATGGTGGTGGCGCTAACCAAAGCCGCCGAGCGCGAGCTGAAACGGCAGTTCCGCGAGCGCGAGCCGCAGAAAACTTACGTGGCGCGCGTCTGGGGCCATCCGCAGCCGGAGAAAGGGCTGGTCGATTTACCGCTGATCTGTGACTGGCCGAACCGGCCAAAGCAGAAGGTCTGTTTTGATACGGGTAAGTCGGCGCAGACGGAGTATCAGGTGCTGGACTACGCCAGTGATAACAGCGCGCGCGTACAGCTGAAGCCAATTACCGGGCGTTCCCACCAGCTGCGCGTGCATATGCTGGCGCTCGGCCACCCGATCCTCGGCGATAACTTTTACGCGCACGACGCGGCGAAAGCGATGGCACCCCGGCTGCAGCTGCATGCCGAAAGCCTGAGCATCAGCCACCCGCAGTACGGCACGCCAATGACGTTCCGGCAGCCGGCGGAGTTTTAA